The Alnus glutinosa chromosome 1, dhAlnGlut1.1, whole genome shotgun sequence region ACAAGATACTGAGTGAAGATGAAGCCATGCCATTTGTAAACTTAAAGAGACCAACTTGCTGATATCTTCACAAAGTCATTATGTAAGAGTCTGTTGTACTATTCAAGAAGAAAACTTAGATGAGGTGTTCAGAATAGGTGTCCTAGTACTAGCTGTCATTCTCAAGAAAATCAGCTCATCCTCTAATAcattttcttctatttgaaATCATGATTAACAGAAAGCATAGGGAATGTGAATCTGATTCCCCTTAAAAATGATAAGATGCTGATGTTTGCTTTAAAAAGTTGAAGATGCTCCAAATCAAGTCACATTTCATATGGTATCTTCAGCCCAATCGAGTAAACCCCAATGGAAAAACTACATACAAAAATCTCACCCATCCATTGGTAGTTTCGGTTAGTAATAACCACGTTCTTTAACAAGTTATAGTTGAGTTCCAAATGCCAGCTCAACAAGATTTCTTTCCATGCTCATGTGGCCTTAAACACTTTCAAACATGGGTAAACCCAGAAATTCAGCAGTAATAGAGAGTGGCATCAAACCGTTGTACATCAGTGGTAGTTTTTGAAGCACAGCATAATATGAACCcggccttaaaaaaaaaaaaaacaaacaaacaaacaaaaacagaaacaaccATAATATGATCATACTCTTAAATGTGTAGTAAGTTGGATTTGATTCCACAGAATTTCTTATGACTGAGAATGAACCCTGTAAACCAAGCAACAAGGAAAATAGGCCAAACGTGTCCATTCTAGACTGGCATGAACATACAATCAAAGTTACAATTATtgatgaaaacattttttttttatatttttatgtcacTTATGGGGGTAAAGAAATAATTTCATCAGAATAACATCAGTAATGCAGCAGAACTGAAATTGAAGCGATAAAATAGTGTGACTTTCAACCCCACCAAAATGGTCCTGCCACAAAAAGTAGAATGACCTGCCCCCTTCAAAAACCAATTTCAGAACATAATTACTTGATCTCTATTAAAACAAGAACATGAGAAAAAGTAAATGTCCTAAAGTGAAACATGCATGGATAAAAAGTTAGAATTTGCTATCAATATCAGAACTCCTCAATATCTTAATCTGCCTATAATGTTTAGCAGGAATTCAGAGTGCTTACCTAAACGAAATTTTACCATGTAAACGCAGGTAACACATATGAGGGATAAGCATCATATTTAGATGCAAGAACTTGCACAGAAGATAAATCTGCAGCTTCTCCAAATTTACCAACTCCAAGTTCTGTTGCATGGATTCCACCAGTAGTAAAAACTGATTGGATTCCAGCTTCATTTGCACCCTTGATGTCATGGTGGAGAGAATCACCGACAGCAATAGAATCAGAGGAATCCACACCAGCCATTTCCATAGCTGCTTTGTAGATTATCTGATACAATTGTCAAAAGGTATAATATTAGAGTCAGGGGAGCATGCAAAAAGGATGTGTGTATGTAACAGAAGAAAATACAATGTCGAACACTAGGATAATAGGGAACAACACTTTAATCAAGAGAGAAACACAAAACATAAATCATATCCCACCTTTCAGAATTTACAACTCCTATATCAAAGTTTAAATATCACAAAAGCATGCAATCACAAAAAACCAATTGATAACATCATGTGGGACTATTAGAACAAAATAGAACAGACAGCAAGATCAAGTTAAACCTTGATTAAATATCACCTCTCAAAACTGATTGGTTGTTGCCATCCATGTGGCCAACAGTTAATCGTAGCGATAAATTAAGGGCAAAAGAAGTTTCAGGGAATTATTTCACATGTGCTAGGTAAGAATCTGTGAAATAAGATGGAAACCACCTCAAACCAAAGTTTGCGTGAGAAGTTTAAAGAAACAATTAGCAATGACTGAAAATACGATGTGAGGAAAATTCAGATATGCTTTCATGCTATTTACAATCTCGACTGTTGTATTGGCTTCGAAGTTATGAGATAGAAATAGCTGATTGTTTGTAATAAGCATtgcaatttattaattaatctatACAAGTCAAATGTGCATTACAATTTTTTGCTACAACAACATCTAAGAACAATATGCTCTAACTTGAAACTTGAAATTTCTGGAGTAAGGAAATTTTCTTGTTTAATCATTTGTACGGGCATTCTGGCTTACATAACTGTGAATGCCTGGAGAGCACATGAAAATGCAATGTGTATCGTGAATGATGGTGACAATGATGAAGATTAAGACAAGAACAATGTGACTCCATCACCTTATCAGGCTTGCCCATCCATTTCACTTCACCCCCAAGCTTCTCATATTTGGCTGCCAGAGCACCTAATGACATTAAATTATTTTCGTCATCAAAACGTAAAGCCAAAAAACTCCGAAAACTAGAGGAAATTACAGAGATGCAATTTTATGTGCAACTGACTAGCATTTTAAAGAAGTTAGTAACAAAACCATGCAATCCAAGTTGACTTCTAAACAGTAATTAGATACAATTCACAAAGGGTTAAACTGCTTATGGGGATTCTAAGGAGCACTAACAGCATCAAGGATGTCTCCAGGAGCATCATAGATTATTGAGAGGCATGAGACGCATCACCTGCAATAGTCTACAAATATCGTGGGATTTGAGATTTTTACAATTCAGATATCTCAAAGATGAGATGACTTAGTGATTTTGATGTGCACAAACTAAGGATGTTACGATTGATAAAACTAATAAAGAGCTTCATGCaacattaaaatttaaaaaacgatTTATGAACTTGGAACTCTGAAGTTCTTACTTTtgaaaccaaacaagaaaatttCTATGCCCTTTCTGCCTCCAGAATGCAgttacaaaaacaataaaaataaaaaccctttCTGCCTCCTGAATGCAGTTAAAGAGAGGCCAGGGAATATGGATAGAGTGACAGTGTAGTTCCAAATAGCAATATGACTGGCACATAAAACATaatgacaaaaaagaaataaacaaatctTTTGTGCATATTATCAGGCAACCAAACCGGAAATTACAAATTCAGAAGCTTGAGAACAACAGAGTgagaaaatttatttcattGAACAAAATAAAGAGTACTCTAGAAACCAAGGAATTATCTATGTggacattaaaaaagaaagcttACAATCAAGCTTGGTCTATTTATATCTGTAAAAGAAACTAAATTAACTTATTTGAAAACAAGTTTAGAAGGCAACAAAGAACATAAAGTCGCAATAAATAAATTGTGAACACATGCTAAGACTATAGACTCAGAATTTCACATGCCAAAATAGAGAACTACTACTTATGGAGCTCTCCATATAGTGAGACTTCCTCCACATATCCATGACATTTAGTAAGTTTCGAGCATATTGTAGACTACATTGTACTGATGCTTCAACCTGCCACCTCTATTACAtaactttgaaaaaaatgagagaCCATCCACCAAGAAGAATTTTTCTGCTCTCAATGAGACAGCAACCCACAATAAATTCAGAGGGCATCATCTTAAGTCTaacacattgattttttttttttttttttaaaaaaaatgattttaaccTAAGACTTACTCCAACCCTAGCCCAGCCTTTACTGTCCCAAGGCCAAGTAAGAACTTGAATTATATATCCCACTGTCTTTATGATGTATTTTATCATAATTTTGTAGATGCTGTGcttaaaagaattaaaagacTAAATTAAACATTTTTACCAGGCATTACACGCAAAGCCCTTGCCTCAACAGTCACGTAATCAGGATTTGCTACCACCATTGGAATTCTTTTGGTAGCACAGTGCTCTAATACTTTCTCAAGGTCCTCAAGTTTCGTGGGAACTGCAGCACCAGAAGGATGCCCCAAGGCTTCAGTTCCATGGGCCAAAATAAACTCAGCTTCCTCAACATTCTCTACAACTTGTAAGCCTAGACCCTACAACAAGAAGTTGTAAACCAGATCATTTTACAAAATATTCCACGGCTATAATGAACAATTTACATTCCTCCCTCCATCCCATATTGTTAGTCCCGTATTCCTTGTCGAATGTCCCAAAATGTTTGTCAAGTAGCCAAAAACAGTACTATATTTTCTAGTTTTCTGATATTAACCTCGCTTGAGATAAAAACCATATAGAAATGAAAATTGATGGCTAATTTAGGAAATTAGTGATTTTATCTTGCATGTGAGAGCATTAAATGCTTTGTCAAAAAAAGTCAGAATTACAAAGACGAACCATGAAATTGGGACACAGGGattgttatttatttagtaCAATGATCCTTCAGATAAATCAATTTCCTGGGTTCTGTTTGTCTCCCAAATGAAACCCatcacaaaattttattttagtgtaATTATAAAATAAGAAGACAATAATCGTAGGATCCTATGAAGATGAGTGTTATCTAATTCCATAAATTCTACTGAATGCCTCCATTTGGTGACACGCTGTCAGTGGATCAGACAAGAGAGTATTCATCGTAACCAGGCTGCTACATTCAGCTTTCACCAGCAGGAATCTAGTGATACTTTAGTTTCTCAAAGTGCATAGCACTGTAAAAGCATGTTTCCCCTTTAAAATTGGTGATGTGGGACTAGAGAGTTTCAACAGCCTTGACAAAAGCAGGATGCTTTACATCTTGGTTatgtttagagagagagagaggaagtaCCAAAATACTCCAAAAATGGTAGGGTTTCAATAAAGGAAAAGGATAGAAGAAAAATGATCACCATAATACTTGCACTTTTACCATACCTCGAGTGATATAGCACCCCGGTCACTCCAAGTCATATGGATGCAAGATCTTCCAAGTGCTGCAAACCAAGCAtcatctttcctatttaaagCACATCCACAAAGAGATAAGCAGAACCACTCTAGTATAATAGAGTTTTTGGAAAAAGCACAATTTGCAACACGGTTAGTCACTATATAATGTGGATATGTACACCAAATGTACctagaaaatcaaaatcatagaTCACTTCACCTTCATGCATTATTAAATAAGTTATGGGAAAGACtagtacaaaaaatataaaggaagAAGTTAATGCATTAGCAGCTAGAGATAGGATCTATTGCAGATGAATTGAGAACAAGTTTCCTAAGATGATTTGACCGTGGACCAAAAAGACCTTAAAAATTCATGAATAGAATAAGGAGTTGTTTGATTCAAGTTGAAGATATTGCAAGAAAATAGGAAGACGATATAGAGGATTTAGgcaatgaggaaaaaaaaaataaaaataaaaaacataatggCATCTGATTTAACAAAGGACATGGCCCTGGATTTAGCTGACAATCAAAGGATTCATGCATAAAAACCCAAGAACTAGGGTTATATGGTTATATTGAGTCAAATTGTCTTTCACTTCCATAAACAGAGATTTCAGAATCATAATTTATATATGAAGCAATATTTGCTAATCATGCTACTGCAGTAACTCCAATTAGAGCAGCATATCATGTAATGCAAATAAATCTGACTCAAGggcaaaatattaaaagaaattctGTCTCATATAGATCTAATAAAGCATATTCTGGCCAGCATCAATATTTTCATCTCCAGTTGTCAACAgcttcatttattaaaaaaaaaaaaaattgattgctCCAACAGAAGTCACATGGAATTTCAAAAATGTTTGATGCAATACCACTGCCCTGCATCAACCAAGCTCCTAGGCAATTGGTAGGATTGCCTTGATGGCTAAAATAGACATTACAAGAACTTTGACACAAGTATGATGTTTAgccttgttaaaaaaagaatCATGTCCTCATATTAACTGGTCAGGCCTCCAGTTGATATACATTAGCATAACATGCCAAAAGAATTAAGAAACAACAGTATCTGCCCTGTACAATTGAATACAACAAATGGATCAGAATGTAAGGAGAAGTTAAAAATCCATATATAAAATGAACTTCAAACCAAAGCATAAAGTAAATAAGTCAATCAACACGGTAAGGATGCATAACAATCCattgtgtattgtgatattatAAGTTTCAGTGTTCAGAACTCAGAAGGACTACACGTACCATATTGGATCAGAAACAAATAGAAATTAATGTAGTATATCTATATTACTTGAGAAAAGGCAACGTGTGAAAGGTACTAACGTTTCCATCATGAAAAAGGGCAAGTATATTGAATGGCAATCTTAAATGTAAACCTTTGCAAGTATTGATGTGTCAATTCTCCACTAGTAATGGCTCCTACAAAAAGAGAGGTATCAAATCCAAGGCTCTTCATCTTGTCAATGGTGGTTGACGCACGTCTTGAGGAATTACTTATTATCACCATCTTGCTACCGGTCCTTGCTAGCTTTTCTACTATAATAAAACAATGAAATTATTGCCTGCTTTCTTGCGATTAAACAAGAAGGAAATTATACACCCATTAACATTATCAAATCCCCAAACCGAGATTACAACATCATGGTAAATACCAGACACTAgcaggtgaaaaaaaaaacatacatgtCAAAATTGCTCCCGGATAAGGTTGTTTGCCATCATGAAGGACTCCAAATTGATCTAAAAACCATGCCTGCAAACAAGTCACAAAACTGCTAGTAACTGATATTTCTTCATAGAACATGAACATGAACATGTACATATGTACATACGAAGAAGTATACATAGAGATACATGTATTAACCAATGCAtatgtgcacacacacacaaacacacacacacacatatttttgCATGCATATATGTAATACCAACATGAATGAATATTGCTAGTCTGGATAGCTTCAACTGGCCTTTATTTCAACGTTTAGCCACCAAGGAAGAATCACAACAAACGGTAAAGATGATCATGAATCATGATAATAAAGCATATTCAACAAATGAATACCTCAAAATTCACAAATATATTATAAACTCATCAAATGGGGTACCTCCCATAACTTAACTTTTAACTGTTTCCATAAAAAGTTAACCCTTCAGCAGAATAACCCGACAAAGTAACGAAATTCAATAACCCGATGAAGAAACAAAATTCACACTCAAAGGCTCTGTTTTGCTGGAAAACAATTCCATGGGAACTTTTCacccatgaaaaaaaaaaaaaaaaaaaaaaaaaaaaagtggcctaaaaataataaaatggggTACCTTGAAATGACGGGTTTCGGCGAGTTGTTGAAGTCCATTCAAACTCTGAAAGAGCTGAACCTCTTTGGATGGAACAGAGCATTTGggcatcattcttcttcttcttcttcttctttggctatgattattttttgttaatctCCTTTTTGAGTCTTATTTAACCTGTCACTACGTCTAACTTTCTATGCAGAAACGGTAAGTGGGTCGATTCAAATGGGCTACCCGCTGCCGCTGTAGCAAAATAtccattttacttttatttttctgagcTATGCCCGTGGAATTTAACGTTTCCTTTTCTGGTAtgctttttcaattttaacaattttttatattttttcagtttttataaaaattaagttaattccttgagtgaaaaaaaaataacaaaattatttgttttgcatatatttttaaacaagcaattttatataccatatttttatgtCACAACTATCCAACAATATTTATTAGGGGCGTACATACGGGCAAATATTAACCGACCGCATCCGCTATCCTCTATCCACTGACATGTGATAGCTATTTTAGGTTATGTAGAT contains the following coding sequences:
- the LOC133858826 gene encoding uncharacterized protein LOC133858826 produces the protein MMPKCSVPSKEVQLFQSLNGLQQLAETRHFKAWFLDQFGVLHDGKQPYPGAILTLEKLARTGSKMVIISNSSRRASTTIDKMKSLGFDTSLFVGAITSGELTHQYLQRKDDAWFAALGRSCIHMTWSDRGAISLEGLGLQVVENVEEAEFILAHGTEALGHPSGAAVPTKLEDLEKVLEHCATKRIPMVVANPDYVTVEARALRVMPGALAAKYEKLGGEVKWMGKPDKIIYKAAMEMAGVDSSDSIAVGDSLHHDIKGANEAGIQSVFTTGGIHATELGVGKFGEAADLSSVQVLASKYDAYPSYVLPAFTW